The DNA window TATCTCTTGCATTATCCTGCTTCGCGAGATTCATGGCTCTTTCATAAAGACCGTCTCTGAAATAAAGGTTACACAGTCTGAATATCGCACCTGAACTAGGGTTTGTTTTTATAGCTTTTTCATAATTATCGTATACTTTAAACTTCGACCCGTCTGATGCTTCATCACCGCCGATTGTAGGAGTAGTCCCAGTATCTACAGTCGATGTAGTAGTTGTCGTAGTAGTTGTCGCTGCTGTATCAGTATTATTTATATTGTTTAATTCTGACTGAATTATCTGATCTATTTCATTCTCAGTTTTTGGCTGTGATTCCGGTTTTGCTCCTCCGCCCTGCGGCTTAGAACCTCCTGCTGCCGGTGTTTCCCCTCCTGCTGGTGCATTTGGTTCACCGACTATTGCCATTGATGCTAAAATAATCAATAAAACCGTTGCTATTCTTCTTTTCATTGATCCTCCAAGATTTTTATATATATTATATTGTATCAAAAAAAACAGATTATGCAAATATATTTTTAAATATAATTACTTTACTGAACAATACTTTTTACCTCTCCGTCAGAAAAGACTGTCATGATCTCATCATCTTTTTTCAGAAATTCTTTTTTAACAATAAGCTTGCCTTTATGCTTAGTAAGAGTATAGCCCTGTTTCAGAATATCATCGGAATTATACTTTGATACCACTGCTTTTTTATATTCCAGTTCGTTTTTATACTCTTTTATCCTCTGAATAATCAGCCTTGTCAGTACTTTTTCCGAATCAGCCAGTTCTTCTTTTTTTTCTTTTATTTTATCATCAAGCTTTATTTTGGAAAGCATTCTTTTTACCATCAAAAGTTTTTCACTGCTGCTTGTAATCTTATATTTCAAACTCTTATTCAAACGATTTTCCTTGTCTATCATCATCATTTTTTTCTCAATGATTATATTCAAAAAATTTCTGATCATATAATTTGATTTTCTTTTTTCCAGATTGTTTTTCATAAGGGTAATTTCATTCATCAAATGTTTATTCAGAAGATTTTTCCTATATTC is part of the Sebaldella sp. S0638 genome and encodes:
- a CDS encoding lipopolysaccharide assembly protein LapB; protein product: MKRRIATVLLIILASMAIVGEPNAPAGGETPAAGGSKPQGGGAKPESQPKTENEIDQIIQSELNNINNTDTAATTTTTTTTSTVDTGTTPTIGGDEASDGSKFKVYDNYEKAIKTNPSSGAIFRLCNLYFRDGLYERAMNLAKQDNARDIRNLYVVALSSRLMGNFDQSIQYYNEILARYPNYLEAHLGLGIAYKSKRDFKRAVEYLKTYNNSRRDENVNREIALLNNIINGTLN